The following proteins are co-located in the Haloarcula rubripromontorii genome:
- a CDS encoding SDR family NAD(P)-dependent oxidoreductase, with product MSGSDVPVVGTGGTALITGASAGIGEALAREFAARGHDVVLVARSERKLEQLAEDLETRGVTATPVVIDLDRPAAAETLYEEVTERGLAIDVLVNNVGVGTYGPFAESDLDAERTQVRLNVMLPVELTRLFVDGFDEGGAVINMGSVAGFQPGPNLAGYYASKAYINSFSEALAEEFRETPVDVTVVCPGPVDTEFQERAGMTDSTVGSVATNSPEAVATATYEGAAAGETVVIPRRSMRLIDRLVRVTPRWVVRRVAALVNRDR from the coding sequence GTGAGCGGTAGCGACGTGCCGGTCGTCGGGACCGGCGGCACCGCGTTGATAACCGGTGCGTCGGCGGGCATCGGCGAAGCGTTGGCGCGTGAGTTCGCCGCACGCGGCCACGACGTAGTGCTGGTCGCCCGGAGCGAGCGGAAACTGGAGCAGCTGGCCGAGGACCTCGAAACAAGGGGAGTCACAGCGACCCCTGTTGTGATCGATCTCGACCGCCCGGCGGCCGCCGAAACCCTGTACGAGGAGGTGACCGAGCGCGGTCTGGCCATCGATGTCCTCGTCAACAACGTCGGTGTTGGGACCTACGGTCCGTTCGCCGAAAGCGACCTCGACGCGGAGCGGACGCAGGTGCGCCTGAACGTCATGCTCCCGGTCGAACTGACCCGACTATTCGTCGATGGATTCGATGAGGGCGGCGCGGTTATCAACATGGGTTCAGTCGCCGGATTCCAGCCGGGGCCGAACCTCGCCGGCTACTACGCGAGCAAAGCGTACATCAACAGCTTCAGCGAAGCGCTCGCAGAGGAATTCCGGGAAACGCCGGTCGACGTGACGGTCGTCTGTCCCGGCCCGGTCGACACAGAGTTTCAGGAGCGAGCAGGGATGACGGACTCGACGGTCGGGTCGGTCGCCACGAACTCGCCCGAGGCGGTCGCAACGGCTACCTACGAAGGGGCCGCCGCTGGCGAGACTGTCGTCATTCCGCGGCGGTCGATGCGGCTTATCGACCGATTAGTGCGGGTGACACCGCGCTGGGTTGTCCGGCGCGTTGCAGCGCTGGTCAACCGGGACAGGTAG
- a CDS encoding methyl-accepting chemotaxis protein, which produces MLTAPVEQYKSVIRGSLDIFGVSGSVERKVLAAVGLQFAASVALAVVSLVASGTVRFIVTGVLLAGAIVAFANTVFITREDFVEPITAMAAGADHIAAGELDVELPESERDDEVAELLSSFRSMQSYLLTVSEQADALSRQEFDADVLDEDVPGTFGQSLEKMAASMDDYTTELKTMTSDLERRSQALNDLVVAFGDAAERAKDGDLTATIDEDFEADDEQFDAVVENYNDLVTTLGGTVATVAAFAEDVDETSDHVTRSIEEIDDASDEISRSIQEISAGASQQASRHDDVASEMSTLSATVEEIAATAENAADTAEKATQRGREGRADAEQAIDELDEMEARIDDIAVAVESLVDQISEIDDIVEVITDIAEQTNMLALNASIEAARSDASGDGFAVVADEVKTLAEETRDAATDVSDRIQAVQHEASETVSDVEATNQQVTDSAATIESALRDFEDIVDVLGEVNASIQEISGATAEQAETTQEVVDMVDEVAKVSEQTNEESEAVAAATEEQTATITEVTTEVQEMAAQTDELREVLAEFDVAEDAAEPSRTVAAPTVTTADD; this is translated from the coding sequence ATGCTCACAGCCCCCGTCGAACAGTATAAGTCGGTGATACGTGGATCACTCGATATTTTCGGTGTCTCCGGTTCAGTCGAGCGGAAGGTACTCGCAGCCGTCGGGCTGCAGTTTGCCGCGTCTGTCGCACTGGCAGTTGTCTCGCTTGTCGCCAGCGGGACCGTCCGGTTCATCGTCACGGGCGTGTTGCTGGCTGGCGCTATCGTCGCGTTCGCCAACACGGTGTTCATTACCCGCGAGGACTTCGTCGAACCCATCACAGCGATGGCCGCGGGTGCGGACCATATCGCGGCTGGCGAACTCGACGTGGAACTGCCCGAAAGCGAGCGCGACGACGAGGTCGCCGAACTGCTCTCGTCGTTTCGCTCGATGCAATCCTATCTGCTGACAGTGTCTGAACAGGCCGACGCGCTCTCCCGGCAGGAGTTCGACGCCGACGTTCTCGACGAGGACGTGCCCGGGACCTTCGGGCAGTCGCTGGAGAAGATGGCCGCCAGTATGGACGATTACACCACCGAACTCAAGACGATGACCAGCGACCTCGAACGGCGCTCTCAGGCGCTTAACGACCTCGTCGTCGCCTTCGGTGACGCCGCCGAACGGGCGAAAGACGGGGACCTGACGGCCACTATCGACGAGGACTTCGAAGCCGACGACGAGCAGTTTGACGCCGTTGTCGAGAACTACAACGACCTCGTGACGACGCTCGGAGGAACAGTGGCAACCGTCGCCGCGTTCGCGGAGGACGTCGACGAGACAAGCGATCACGTCACCCGAAGCATCGAAGAAATCGACGACGCGAGCGACGAGATTTCCCGGTCGATTCAGGAGATCTCGGCTGGAGCCAGCCAGCAGGCGTCGCGTCACGACGACGTCGCCTCGGAGATGAGCACGCTCTCTGCCACCGTCGAAGAGATTGCCGCGACAGCCGAAAACGCGGCTGACACCGCAGAGAAGGCGACACAGCGAGGGCGCGAGGGACGCGCGGACGCCGAGCAAGCTATCGACGAACTCGACGAGATGGAGGCCCGCATCGACGATATCGCTGTCGCAGTCGAAAGTCTGGTCGACCAGATCAGCGAGATTGACGACATCGTCGAGGTCATCACCGATATCGCCGAGCAGACGAACATGCTCGCGCTAAACGCCTCCATCGAGGCGGCCCGCTCGGACGCAAGCGGGGACGGGTTCGCCGTCGTCGCCGACGAGGTGAAGACACTCGCAGAAGAGACTCGCGACGCCGCAACGGACGTGTCGGACCGGATCCAGGCAGTCCAGCACGAGGCCAGCGAGACCGTCAGCGACGTGGAGGCGACGAACCAGCAGGTGACCGACAGCGCCGCGACAATCGAGTCAGCGCTCCGAGACTTCGAGGATATCGTCGACGTCCTCGGCGAGGTCAACGCCTCGATTCAGGAGATCTCGGGAGCCACCGCCGAGCAGGCAGAGACCACGCAGGAGGTCGTCGATATGGTCGACGAGGTCGCCAAAGTGAGCGAGCAGACAAACGAGGAGTCCGAGGCCGTTGCCGCCGCGACAGAGGAACAGACCGCGACGATTACCGAAGTGACCACTGAGGTACAGGAGATGGCAGCACAGACCGACGAATTACGTGAGGTGCTTGCGGAGTTCGACGTTGCAGAGGACGCAGCCGAGCCATCGAGGACCGTCGCTGCACCCACGGTAACGACGGCTGACGACTGA
- a CDS encoding DUF7384 family protein, whose product MHEPSPARIVADADVLAADLLCGPDGDARAALDHVRRHSWVTLVASDHLLDDATAVIADLADDALAADWRARIEPDCDTVAHPASDHPALASAYRGGAQHLLSYANDLRSARTSASLNRHMSLSIRPPDAFARLFDPESLYPVVENGEYPGPDRDPRT is encoded by the coding sequence ATGCATGAGCCGTCGCCAGCGCGTATCGTCGCTGATGCTGATGTTCTCGCCGCCGACCTGCTGTGTGGACCGGACGGCGACGCTCGTGCCGCCCTAGACCACGTCCGCCGCCACTCGTGGGTCACGCTCGTGGCGAGCGACCACCTATTAGACGACGCGACCGCCGTCATCGCTGACCTCGCCGACGACGCCCTGGCGGCCGACTGGCGGGCGCGGATCGAACCCGACTGTGATACCGTTGCCCACCCGGCCAGCGACCATCCCGCGCTGGCCTCGGCCTACCGGGGCGGCGCACAGCATCTCCTCTCCTATGCGAACGACCTGCGTAGCGCCCGGACCAGCGCGTCGCTCAACCGTCATATGTCCCTGAGTATCAGACCGCCGGATGCCTTCGCTCGCCTGTTCGATCCGGAGTCACTGTATCCCGTCGTCGAGAACGGCGAGTATCCGGGCCCAGACCGGGACCCACGCACATAG
- a CDS encoding potassium channel family protein, producing MKFVIVGYGRVGIRTARILQSEGHEVVIVDNDPVKVERARETGFETIQGDGNEESVLIDAGIESADAIGGLTGDLNTNFTACMIGKEFGCRTVLRIDADYREEIYEKYAADVDEIIYPERLGAAGAKTALLGGDFNVLADLTEQLSVASIRIPDDSPFVGKRVVEVDLPGDARIYAHGKDHKPMTIPLPQTEIEPGDSVAIMADPGGLDDIRATLRGDASA from the coding sequence ATGAAGTTCGTTATCGTTGGTTATGGCCGCGTCGGCATCCGGACCGCACGGATTCTGCAAAGCGAGGGCCACGAAGTCGTTATCGTCGACAACGACCCTGTGAAGGTCGAACGGGCCAGGGAAACCGGCTTCGAGACCATCCAAGGCGACGGCAACGAGGAGAGTGTCCTCATAGACGCCGGCATCGAAAGCGCGGACGCTATCGGCGGCCTCACGGGCGACCTGAACACGAACTTCACCGCCTGCATGATAGGCAAGGAGTTCGGCTGTCGGACCGTCCTGCGCATCGACGCCGACTACCGCGAGGAAATCTACGAGAAGTACGCCGCCGACGTCGACGAGATAATCTACCCCGAGCGGCTGGGCGCGGCGGGCGCGAAGACGGCACTGCTTGGCGGTGACTTCAACGTTCTCGCCGACCTGACCGAACAGCTATCAGTTGCGAGTATCCGAATCCCCGACGACTCGCCGTTCGTCGGAAAACGAGTCGTTGAGGTGGACCTCCCCGGCGACGCCCGCATCTACGCCCACGGGAAGGACCACAAACCCATGACGATTCCGCTCCCACAGACCGAAATCGAGCCCGGCGATAGCGTTGCCATTATGGCCGACCCCGGCGGGCTGGACGACATCCGGGCGACGCTCCGGGGCGACGCATCGGCCTGA